A stretch of Mustela nigripes isolate SB6536 chromosome 6, MUSNIG.SB6536, whole genome shotgun sequence DNA encodes these proteins:
- the DNAJC22 gene encoding dnaJ homolog subfamily C member 22 isoform X2 produces MAKGLLVTYALWAVGGPAGLHHLYLGRDSHALLWMLTLGGGGLGWLWEFWKLPSFVAQANRTQGQRQRSEERTPPLSLTRFVAQIIVGIYFGLVALISLSFMANFYIVGLPLAVGLGVLLVAAVGNQTTDFKNTLGAAFLTSPLFYGRPIAILPISLSASITAQKHRRYKASIGSETLSVRLYRLGLAYLAFTGPLAYSAFCNTAATLSYVAETLGSFLSWFSFFPLIGPLMESVLLLPYRGWRLLMGDPRFSSSNFQEWEKLYKFVSSFQDEKRQLAYQLLFP; encoded by the exons ATGGCCAAGGGGCTCTTGGTGACCTATGCCCTCTGGGCTGTAGGGGGCCCTGCTGGGCTCCACCACCTGTACCTGGGGCGGGACAGTCATGCACTGCTCTGGATGCTTACCCTGGGGGGTGGTGGGCTGGGCTGGCTCTGGGAATTCTGGAAGCTCCCAAGCTTTGTAGCTCAGGCCAACAGAacccaggggcagaggcagagatcgGAAGAGAGGACACCCCCTCTGAGTCTTACTCGCTTTGTTGCCCAGATTATAGTGGGCATCTATTTTGGCCTGGTAGCTCTCATTAGCCTTTCTTTCATGGCCAACTTCTATATTGTGGGCCTCCCACTGGCAGTTGGCTTAGGGGTCTTGCTGGTGGCTGCTGTTGGCAACCAGACCACAGACTTTAAGAATACTCTAGGGGCAGCATTTCTTACTTCCCCTCTCTTCTATGGCCGCCCCATAGCCATTCTGCCTATTAGCTTGTCTGCCAGCATTACAGCCCAGAAGCATCGCCGCTATAAAGCTTCCATTGGGTCAGAGACGCTCAGCGTTCGGCTCTATCGTCTGGGCTTGGCTTACCTGGCTTTCACAGGTCCACTAGCCTACAGTGCCTTTTGCAACACAGCTGCCACCCTCAGCTATGTAGCAGAAACCCTTGGCTCCTTCTTGAGTTGGTTCAGCTTCTTTCCCCTCATTGGTCCCCTCATGGAGTCTGTCCTCCTTCTGCCTTACCGGGGATGGAGGCTGCTGATGGGGGATCCTCGcttcagcagcagcaacttccaGGAATGGGAGAAGCTCTATAAGTTTGTTAGCAGTTTTCAGGATGAGAAGCGCCAGCTGGCTTACCAG CTTCTGTTTCCCTAA
- the DNAJC22 gene encoding dnaJ homolog subfamily C member 22 isoform X1 — translation MAKGLLVTYALWAVGGPAGLHHLYLGRDSHALLWMLTLGGGGLGWLWEFWKLPSFVAQANRTQGQRQRSEERTPPLSLTRFVAQIIVGIYFGLVALISLSFMANFYIVGLPLAVGLGVLLVAAVGNQTTDFKNTLGAAFLTSPLFYGRPIAILPISLSASITAQKHRRYKASIGSETLSVRLYRLGLAYLAFTGPLAYSAFCNTAATLSYVAETLGSFLSWFSFFPLIGPLMESVLLLPYRGWRLLMGDPRFSSSNFQEWEKLYKFVSSFQDEKRQLAYQVLSLSEGATNEEIHQRYRELVKIWHPDHNRHRTEEAERHFLEIQAAYEVLSQPRKPRGSWR, via the exons ATGGCCAAGGGGCTCTTGGTGACCTATGCCCTCTGGGCTGTAGGGGGCCCTGCTGGGCTCCACCACCTGTACCTGGGGCGGGACAGTCATGCACTGCTCTGGATGCTTACCCTGGGGGGTGGTGGGCTGGGCTGGCTCTGGGAATTCTGGAAGCTCCCAAGCTTTGTAGCTCAGGCCAACAGAacccaggggcagaggcagagatcgGAAGAGAGGACACCCCCTCTGAGTCTTACTCGCTTTGTTGCCCAGATTATAGTGGGCATCTATTTTGGCCTGGTAGCTCTCATTAGCCTTTCTTTCATGGCCAACTTCTATATTGTGGGCCTCCCACTGGCAGTTGGCTTAGGGGTCTTGCTGGTGGCTGCTGTTGGCAACCAGACCACAGACTTTAAGAATACTCTAGGGGCAGCATTTCTTACTTCCCCTCTCTTCTATGGCCGCCCCATAGCCATTCTGCCTATTAGCTTGTCTGCCAGCATTACAGCCCAGAAGCATCGCCGCTATAAAGCTTCCATTGGGTCAGAGACGCTCAGCGTTCGGCTCTATCGTCTGGGCTTGGCTTACCTGGCTTTCACAGGTCCACTAGCCTACAGTGCCTTTTGCAACACAGCTGCCACCCTCAGCTATGTAGCAGAAACCCTTGGCTCCTTCTTGAGTTGGTTCAGCTTCTTTCCCCTCATTGGTCCCCTCATGGAGTCTGTCCTCCTTCTGCCTTACCGGGGATGGAGGCTGCTGATGGGGGATCCTCGcttcagcagcagcaacttccaGGAATGGGAGAAGCTCTATAAGTTTGTTAGCAGTTTTCAGGATGAGAAGCGCCAGCTGGCTTACCAG GTTTTGAGTCTCTCAGAGGGggcaacaaatgaagaaatacatcAAAGATACCGGGAGCTAGTAAAGATCTGGCACCCTGACCACAACAGGCACCGGACCGAGGAGGCTGAGAGGCATTTCCTGGAGATTCAGGCTGCGTATGAAGTCTTAAGTCAGCCAAGAAAGCCCAGGGGATCCTGGAGGTGA
- the C1QL4 gene encoding complement C1q-like protein 4, with translation MVLLLLVAIPLLVHSSRGPAHYEMLGRCRMVCDPHGPRGPGPDGAPASVPPFPPGAKGEVGRRGKAGLRGPPGPPGPRGPPGEPGRPGPPGPPGPGPGGVAPPAGYVPRIAFYAGLRRPHEGYEVLRFDDVVTNVGNAYEAASGKFTCPMPGVYFFAYHVLMRGGDGTSMWADLMKNGQVRASAIAQDADQNYDYASNSVILHLDVGDEVFIKLDGGKVHGGNTNKYSTFSGFIIYPD, from the exons atggtgctgctgctgctggtggccaTTCCGCTGCTGGTGCACAGCTCCCGCGGGCCAGCTCACTATGAGATGCTGGGTCGCTGCCGCATGGTATGCGACCCACATGGGCCGCGAGGCCCTGGACCCGACGGCGCTCCCGCCTCTGTGCCCCCCTTCCCTCCGGGCGCCAAGGGAGAGGTGGGCCGGCGCGGGAAGGCAGGTCTGCGAGGGCCCCCGGGCCCCCCAGGCCCCAGAGGGCCTCCAGGAGAGCCGGGCAGGCCAGGTCCACCCGGTCCTCCCGGCCCAGGCCCTGGCGGGGTGGCGCCCCCTGCAGGCTACGTGCCTCGCATCGCCTTCTACGCGGGTCTGCGGCGGCCACACGAAGGTTACGAGGTGTTGCGCTTCGACGACGTGGTCACCAATGTGGGGAACGCTTACGAGGCGGCCAGCGGCAAGTTCACCTGCCCCATGCCAGGTGTCTACTTCTTCGCTTACCATGTACTCATGCGCGGCGGTGACGGCACCAGCATGTGGGCCGACCTGATGAAGAATGGACAG GTCCGGGCCAGCGCCATCGCTCAGGACGCCGACCAGAACTATGACTACGCCAGCAACAGTGTCATCCTGCACCTGGATGTGGGTGACGAAGTCTTCATCAAGCTGGACGGCGGGAAGGTGCACGGCGGTAACACCAACAAGTACAGCACCTTCTCCGGCTTCATCATCTACCCGGACTGA